CCCATCCTGGAAGCCGTGGGCGTTACCGCGCAGTACAACGGGCGCGTCGCGCTGGACAATGTCTCGTTTTGCCTGACCAAAGGGGAACGGGTGGCCGTGGTAGGCCCCAATGGGGCGGGGAAAACCACGCTGTTCAAGGTCATCGCGGGCGTGTTGGCCCCGACGCAGGGCGAGGTGCGCGTGGCGGGGCATGGCCCCCGCGGGCACATCTGCATCGCCTATCTGCCCCAGCGGAGCGAAGTGGACTGGGATTTCCCCGTTACGGTCGCCGACGTGGTGATGATGGGGCGCATCGGGAAGATGGGGCTGCTGCGCCACCCAGGCCGCCGCGACCGCGCGCTGGTGCGGCGGTGCCTGGACATCGTGGGGCTTACGGAACTGGCCGACCGCCAGATTGGCGAACTCTCGGGCGGGCAGCAGCAGCGCATGTTCATCGCGCGGGCGCTGGCCCAGGAGGCCGAACTGATGCTGATGGACGAGCCGCTCACGGGGCTGGATGTCGGCTCGCAGGAGAGCATCTTCCATATCCTGGACACCCTGCGCGAGCAGCGTGTTACCGTCATGGTGGCCACGCACGACCTCAATATGGCGGCGGCCCGCTTTGACCGCGTGATGCTTCTGAACAAGCGCCTGTTCGGCTTCGGGCCTGCCGCCGAGGTCTTCGCGCCCGACCGACTGCGCCAGGCCTACGGCGACAATCTGCGCTTTGTGGAGACCGACGATGGCCTGATGGTGCTGACTGACACGTGTTGCGGAGGGGATCGCCGATGAACGGGCTGGTTGACATCGTGCTTGCGCCGTTGCAGTATGGGTTCATGATGCGGGGGTTGGCGGCGTCCATCATGGTGGGCGTCGTGTGCGCGACGGTGGGCACCTACGTGGTGCTGCGCGGGATGGCGTTCTTCGGCGACGCGCTGGCGCACGCCATCCTGCCAGGCGTGGCGGTGGGCTACCTGGTGAGCGGCGTCGCGCGGGGGCCGCTGTTCTGGTGGGCGCTGGGCACGGCGATCCTCACGGCCCTAGGCATCGGCGCGGTGGGCAAGGAGACCCGCGTCAAAGAGGATACGGCCATCGGCATCATCTTCGCCACGATGTTCGCGCTGGGCATCGCCCTCATCTCGCGGACGCAGAGTTACGCCGTGGATCTGGCCCACTTCCTCTTCGGTGACGTGCTCGGGGTCTCCACGGGCGACCTGGCGCTGACGGCGGGATTCGGCAGCCTGGTGATCCTGACCATCGTGGCACTGTACAAGGAGTTCCTGGTCATCTCGTTTGACCCCATTCTGGCGAGCACGCTGCGCCTGCCGTCGTCGCTGCTCAATTCCCTGCTGCTGGTGCTGATCGCGGTTACCATCGTGGTGTCGCTGCAAACGGTGGGGATCGCGCTGATGGTGGCGATGCTGGTTACGCCCGCGGCCACCGCCTACCTGCTGACCCGCCGATTGCCGCTGATGATGGGTCTCGCGGCCTTGCTGGGCGCGGCGGCGGGGGTCATCGGGCTGTACGTGTCGTACTACCTGGGCATCGCTTCGGGCGCGGCGATTGTGTTGGTGTGTTCGGCCTTCTTCCTGCTGGCCGTGCTGTTCGCGCCGCGCAGGGGTGTGCTGACGGGTCGGCGTGCCCGCGCCAAGAGACGCGAGTCGCCATCGGCCTGACGCCCGTCGGGTCGCCCACGGCAGCCCCGTCGCAGATTTCGCCTCGCGCGGATTCCCCTCGTGCGTGCCCCCACGGGCGGGCGCACGCGTCAGTCCTGTGTCAGTCGGCGCGGGTATGATGGAGTCGCGAGGCGCAACCGTGGGGGTCTCTGTCCCCGTGCGCCCGGCCATAGAGCATAGCCCGGGAGGTGGGACATGAAGCGATTCTTCTCCCGCATAGGGCGCGGCATCCTGCCCTTTTTCCTGCGCCATTGGGCGGGCGCAGCCATCGTGCTCCTGCTCCTGCTCGCCGCCTTCACCGGCTACCAGATGTGGCGTCTGGGGCCGGTGATGGCGCTCTCGCTGCTGCCCCAGTTGATTCTGTGCCTGGCGCTCGTCGTGGCGGTGGTTGCGGTCCGCCGGTTCATCAAGGCGCTGACCACGAAGAACGTGGTGGAGAGCGGCGTGGCGCAGGGGCGCGCCACCCGCCCGCATGAAGATTGCCCACACAAAGACACGAAGACACGGAGTGCTTCTTTGCGGCCTGTGTGGGGAAGCATGCGCGGCGAGGTGGGGCCTTTCACGTTGCGTATGCACGCCTGGGAATTTCACATCCCCGCAGGTGCAGTCCCCCTGAGCTCTCGTCAGCGCCTTCGGCACCTCGCATTTGGACGCTCTTGACGTCCGTGCGCTATTTGCAGTACACTGTGCACAAATGGGGAAGACATCAAGGGCTGGTCGGGCACCTCTGCCGGTATGCGTCTGGCGTGTGGCAAAACGTTTGTAACTACTGTGGACTCAAAAGGTAGAAAGACAGGAACTGAACGTATGGTGAGAAGGCAAAACGAAAGCAAGATTCGGGAAAGCGAGGTGGAGGACGCGCTCGTTGCCAATCTCTCGTACCTTCAAGAACTGCTCGCTCTTGATTCCGAGCCCAGGCTACTCGCAAGGCAGCTGCGAATGAGGTCGGGTGAGCAGCGACTTGATCTGCTGCTTCTGCACCGCAAAGACCTGGTACTGGTTGAACTGAAGGTTACGGCATTCAGCCCTGATCACCTTGAGCAGGTGGTAGGCTACGTGCGAGATATAGAGGAACTACAACGCTCGGGTAATCTGATCGCTGGCAGTACAAGACCCTACCTGTTGGTAACGGGGGCAAAGGAATCTGATTTCGGCCTCTGCAAAGAGCGGAACGTCACGCTAATCATTTACGATCCTTTGGATGTCATAACGCGGTACTTCACAATGCTATCCGAACTGACTCCATTCTTTCGCGTCAAGCCGAACGACTATGGAGTCTATAGTCTAGCCCTGATTAACAGAACGCTGGCAGCGATCGGTGAGGGCAATCTTGACAAGCCCGCGATTGCCGAAGCAACTGGTCTCGGGAGGTCAAGCGTTCATCACCACCTAACAATTGCCAGAGAGTTCGGTTTGGTTAGGGTGGATCGCAAGAAGTGCTG
This genomic window from Chloroflexota bacterium contains:
- a CDS encoding metal ABC transporter permease; its protein translation is MVDIVLAPLQYGFMMRGLAASIMVGVVCATVGTYVVLRGMAFFGDALAHAILPGVAVGYLVSGVARGPLFWWALGTAILTALGIGAVGKETRVKEDTAIGIIFATMFALGIALISRTQSYAVDLAHFLFGDVLGVSTGDLALTAGFGSLVILTIVALYKEFLVISFDPILASTLRLPSSLLNSLLLVLIAVTIVVSLQTVGIALMVAMLVTPAATAYLLTRRLPLMMGLAALLGAAAGVIGLYVSYYLGIASGAAIVLVCSAFFLLAVLFAPRRGVLTGRRARAKRRESPSA
- a CDS encoding metal ABC transporter ATP-binding protein; amino-acid sequence: MSETRTPFGRRRANHIPDAPILEAVGVTAQYNGRVALDNVSFCLTKGERVAVVGPNGAGKTTLFKVIAGVLAPTQGEVRVAGHGPRGHICIAYLPQRSEVDWDFPVTVADVVMMGRIGKMGLLRHPGRRDRALVRRCLDIVGLTELADRQIGELSGGQQQRMFIARALAQEAELMLMDEPLTGLDVGSQESIFHILDTLREQRVTVMVATHDLNMAAARFDRVMLLNKRLFGFGPAAEVFAPDRLRQAYGDNLRFVETDDGLMVLTDTCCGGDRR
- a CDS encoding DUF1016 family protein; translated protein: MDSKGRKTGTERMVRRQNESKIRESEVEDALVANLSYLQELLALDSEPRLLARQLRMRSGEQRLDLLLLHRKDLVLVELKVTAFSPDHLEQVVGYVRDIEELQRSGNLIAGSTRPYLLVTGAKESDFGLCKERNVTLIIYDPLDVITRYFTMLSELTPFFRVKPNDYGVYSLALINRTLAAIGEGNLDKPAIAEATGLGRSSVHHHLTIAREFGLVRVDRKKCWLTDFGHAYLKAMQSRTVADELSEQQAELLKKFIAKDPFYSPTVFGIYAIVESAFLLSRNVYPFSFEHLVRMFTTLAGKEAEWSAPRARNTATYTFLNFAIDLGLLGKVGQQIVLTPAGFRFIIALQLHKSIEMIESVYIGSGK